The genomic DNA CACATCTGGGCGGCGGCGGCGTAGCTCCCACAGGACATAGGTGGACACCGCGAAGAACGCGGCAGTGCCCCACCGGAAGAAGGGGTGACCGGTCGCCGTCAGGCCGACCAGCAAGGCCAGCTCCACGGCCGCGCAGCCGAGCATGGCAGGCACCTGCCAGCGGGCGGCCATCAGCACCGCCGGTCCCAGCCTGCTCAGCGCACCCGGTTCCGAGTCGTTCACGGCCGTCCGCACCTTGGCGAGTGCGCCTGCGATCAGCAGCGCGCCCAGCACGGGTATCTGTGCGGTGGCGATCATCGTCAACATCGCTGTCACCCCAATCCGACCCTGGCATTGAAACACCCTTTGGTCAGGTCTCCGCCGAGCTCCACGAAGGCGGTCGCCGACAGCTCCACGATCCGGCCCCGCGGGGAGGTGCCGCACTCCAGACACCGGTCGCAGAACCGGCCGGCCAGGCAGCCGCACGCCACGATCGGCAGGATCGAGGTACGGCCGGCGCACACGTTGCGCACATTGAGCATCGAGCCCAACGCGAGGTAGGGCAGGCCGGCGCAGGACACGCCGGCATCCTCGCAGTCGGTGTCGGAACGCTCCAACATGGGATACGCCGCCCCCAGCTCGTCGCAGTCCAGGGCGTCCGACCAGGTGGCCGTGCCCGAGATCCGCGACTGCACGCCGTTGTAGCCGGCGGGCGGTGCGGGAACCGCCGTCCATCGGTAGGGCGGTTGCGAGGTCGCCGGCAACCGGGCGTGAGCCGTACCGCCCTCGCGGATCCCGATGGCGTCGAACAGGTAGCCGGGCTCGAACTGCGGATGCCGTACCCGCAACCGTCCCGAGGCGCGGTAGGGGATGACGACCGTGCGCCGCCCCCGGTGCGGTCCGCAGTACAGCTCCACGAGCCAGTCCTTGGGGCCGGTGTCGACAGACTGGATCACTCCGGTGATCCGCGTGATATCCGCCCAGATCCGGTCCACCACCCGGCCGGACCGGAGCGCCTTGATGATCACATGGGCGCCTATGGGCAGGTCGGTGGGGGCGAGGGCCTCACCGCGCCAGGCCGTCGCCCACGGGGCGATGACAAGGCGTTCCTCCCGGCCTTCGTAGGTCTCCACAACGATCAGATGCGGGCTGACGTCCAGGATCTCGCCGGTGACGGCCTGGAGGAGCTCGCCGTCGTCGGCAGCCGCTCCCGGCTCGTCGAGGGCCCGGCCAAGCGCGGCCGCCGCCAGAACACGGCGACGGTCAACGCTGTGGTGCGGCATGGTCACTCCCCATGGTTCGCCGAGGTTTCCCCGCTAGCGTCACACGCCCACAGGGACCTCGCTCTTCGCTTACGCCAACAGATCAGGCAGGTGTCCGACCACGTATCAGAATTTCCATCCCCGGTACAACGCCTTGTCATCCGTTCGTGGCGAACCCGTGGCCCATACTTCTCGGGCTCGTGATCACAAAATCGGTCCTGTTTTTGCCATTAAGGGGATGAAATATAGGTTCTGGTTCAGCCGGATTAGGGGCTGCGGCTGCGATTCTGGCCACGAGACGCACCCTGACCACGGGTTGGTGATCGCGGTGACCGGCGGAACCCACGAGGAGTTCCGCGAGTACGTCGTTGCTCGCGGACCCGCCCTGCTGCGCGCCGCCCGCCGGCTCACCGGACATCCCAACGACGCCGAAGACCTGCTCCAGTCGGCGCTGGTCAAGACCTACCTCGCCTGGGACCGCATTCAGGACCGCGCAGCATTGGACGCCTATGTGCGCCGGGCGATGGTCAACATCAACATCTCCTGGTGGCGCCGGCGCAGGTTGGAGGAGTATCCCTCGGGTGAGATCCCCGAACAGGTCTCCGTCGACGGTCACGTCTACCTGCCCGAGCAGGTGGAGCAGGCCCTCGACCGGCTTCCCACCCGCATGCGGGCCGCCGTCATGCTGCGCTACTACGAGGACATGACCGAACCGGAGATCGCCAGGGCACTGGGAATCAGCGTCGGTACGGTGAAGAGCACCGTCTCGCGGGCCATGGCCAAGCTCCGCGGCGATCTCGCCGTCCCGGAGCAGCGGCGACTGGAGTCGAGGACCAGCGCCTGACCGGTGGCCGCCGGCAGAGCGTCAGTCGGACGGTGCGAGCTCGCCCTCCGCCGTGTCGCGTACCGCCCCCGCCGTGGCGCACGGCCGTACGGCGTCGCGGATGATTCTGAGCGTGTCCAGGAAGGTGCTGAGCTGCTCGGGAGTGAGCAGGCCGGTGAACCAGGTCTCGACGTCGGCCAGATGATCGGGGAGCACGGCACCGAGCCGATCGACGCCCGCGTCGGTGATGGCCGCGTAGGAGGCTCGGCGGTCGGTGGAACACGGCTGCCTCATGACGAGCCCATCGCGCTCCAGCCGGTCCACGACCCTGGTCACCCCGCTGGTGGACAGCCCGGTCTGCGCGGCCAGATCGCTCATGCGCAGGCTCTGGCCCGGCGAGCGCGCCAGCCGGATCAGGGCCTCGAAGTCGATGTCCGAGAGCCCCCCGGCGGAGAAGGACAGATGCGTCTTCGCCAGCAGGCCGGTGTAGGCCTCGGCAAGAAGGCCCATCGCGGTCAGCCGGGAGTCGTCAAAGGGGATCACGTTCACACTGTATCCGACGATAGTTGACGAGTGGAATATTCCTCGTGTAGAAATCTGTTGTCGCAAACATCCGCACAGCAAGTACGCCATCGGGAGTAGACATGACCACTCGGACCTGGGAAAACCTTCAGCTCCCCACCGCAGGCACGTTCGCCCTCGACGCCGCTCACACCCATATCGGCTTTGTCGTCAAGCACATGATGGTGAGCAAGGTCCGCGGAAGCTTCACCGACTTCGCCGGGACCGTCACGGTCGCCGAGAACCCGCTGGACTCCTCCGCCCAGCTCTCGATCAAGACCGGGAGCATCACCACCGGCATCGCCGACCGTGACGGGCACCTGCGCGGCGACGACTTCCTCTCGGTGGAGAAGTTTCCCGAGATCACCTTCAACAGCACCCGCGTAGCCGGCCACTCCGGCGACGAGTTCACCCTCCTGGGCGACCTCACCATCCGTGACGTCACCAAGCAGGTCGAGCTCACCGTCGAGTACGGCGGCGCCGGCACCAACCCGTGGGGTCAGGACGTCTGGGGCTTCTCCATCACGACCGA from Streptosporangium sp. NBC_01756 includes the following:
- a CDS encoding SigE family RNA polymerase sigma factor produces the protein MIAVTGGTHEEFREYVVARGPALLRAARRLTGHPNDAEDLLQSALVKTYLAWDRIQDRAALDAYVRRAMVNINISWWRRRRLEEYPSGEIPEQVSVDGHVYLPEQVEQALDRLPTRMRAAVMLRYYEDMTEPEIARALGISVGTVKSTVSRAMAKLRGDLAVPEQRRLESRTSA
- a CDS encoding MarR family winged helix-turn-helix transcriptional regulator, coding for MIPFDDSRLTAMGLLAEAYTGLLAKTHLSFSAGGLSDIDFEALIRLARSPGQSLRMSDLAAQTGLSTSGVTRVVDRLERDGLVMRQPCSTDRRASYAAITDAGVDRLGAVLPDHLADVETWFTGLLTPEQLSTFLDTLRIIRDAVRPCATAGAVRDTAEGELAPSD
- a CDS encoding YceI family protein encodes the protein MTTRTWENLQLPTAGTFALDAAHTHIGFVVKHMMVSKVRGSFTDFAGTVTVAENPLDSSAQLSIKTGSITTGIADRDGHLRGDDFLSVEKFPEITFNSTRVAGHSGDEFTLLGDLTIRDVTKQVELTVEYGGAGTNPWGQDVWGFSITTEIDREEFGLTWNQALETGGVLVGKKIKIEIEGEANPA